TGCCAAAATTAGCGTCGATGCCAATGGCGGTTGGAGTTTGGAAGATGCAGTGAAAATGTGTCATTGGCTAGCTGAAAATGATGTGGTTTATGTAGAACAGCCTTTGCCAACAGGACAAGAAGAAAATTTATTAAATCTGAGAGAGAAAACCCCTTTACCGATTTTCGTTGATGAAAGCTGTTTTACCAGTCGCGACATTGCCGACTTAGCTAATAAAGTAGATGGAATCAATATCAAGTTGATGAAATCTGGCGGTTTAACTGAAGCGATTCGGATGATTCACACAGCGCGATCGCATAATTTACAAGTCATGTTCGGCTGCTATTCCGATAGTTCCCTCGCCAATACTGCCCTCTCCCATCTCTCCCCCCTCGCCGATCACCTGGATTTAGACAGCCACCTCAACTTGATAGATGACCCCTTCACTGGTGCTATAATTCAAAATGGTTGTCTGCAACCCAACAACCAACCCGGTTTAGGAATCAGCAAAAACCAACATCCTTAAATCTTCTCTTCATCTGCGTTTATCTGCTTACATCTGCGGTAAAAAATCTCTTTTCCGAAAACTTCCAACTCCAAAGTCGCCTTTAACATAAAAAAGTAAATTTGTCAAACTCGATCGTCAACTGTGTGTTTAAGACCTCAGAAAAAAAGTCATCGTAAAATCAGAAATTTCCGATTTTGTCCATACAGTAAAAATAAAACCCACGAAAACACAAGACTTTCAGGCTAGAGTAAGATATTAATTTGTGTTTTAGACATACTTTCCCTAATTATTATTTCTGTCAAGATACCGCAAATGACGCATTTTCGTCAATAGTTGCGAATAGTTTTCAGTTATTTTTAGGCTAAAAAAGAGCTTTTGATTGTAATTTATAAATAAAATGCAGTCTTAAATAAAGATAGCTTATATTGATTACTCTAACAAAATCCAGATAAAAATCAATCACCCATCCAAAAAAACATCAACAAATCATCCATTCACCCAACAAAAAATCTGCAATTACATCTGTGTTTATCTGTGTTCATCTGTGGATATCTGTGGTAAAAAAAATCTACATTATATATAGTTGTGCGATCGCAATTTTGCCATGCTCAAACCCGACCAAAAACTAGCCATCTTACTCCACGAAGGAATTCGCGGCATTCACGGGAAAACCGGACTAACCCTATTACGTTATAGCGAATCACCGATTGTGGCAGTAATCGACAAGGAATGTGCGGGCGAATCATTGTCAAAATTAACAAGAATCGATCGCGACGCGCCGATTGTTGCTTCCGTCACAGACGCACTTCAGTACAACCCAGACGTATTAGCAATTGGCGTTGCACCATCTGGCGGAATCCTCCCAGAACCTTGGTTTCAAGAAATCAAACAAGCAGTAGCATCAGGTTTATCAGTCATCAACGGACTACATACGCAACTAGCCAAGCATCCACAGATACAAGAATTACTCAGAGAAGGACAATGGATTTGGGATGTGCGACAGGAACCCTCCGGTTTGGGAATTGCTAGTGCAAAAGCGCGATCGCTCATCTGTCGTCGGGTGTTAGCTGTCGGTACAGATATGGCAGTGGGGAAAATGTCCACCTGTCTGGAATTGCATCGCGCATCTTTGCAGCGGGGATTGCGATCGAAATTTCTCGGCACCGGACAAGCTGGCATTATGATATCCGGTGATGGCATACCTTTAGATGCAATTCGGGTAGACTTTGCAGCCGGTGCAGTCGAACAATTAGTGATGCGATTTGGGGAAGATTACGACATCCTATATATAGAAGGACAAGGTTCGCTTTTGCATCCAGGTTCAACCGCTACCTTACCACTTTTGCGCGGTTCCCAACCAACCCATTTAATATTAGTACATCGAGCCGGACAAACTCACGTTCGCAATCATCCTCACGTACCGATTCCTCCTTTATCGGAAGTGATTAAATTGTATGAAAGCGTGGCTTTTTGTGGCGGTGCGTTTGAGGAAGTGAAGGTAGTTGCGATCGCCCTGAATACCGGACATCTGGATGAAGAAGCGGCGAAAAATGCGATCGAGCAAGTTAAGAAAGAAACGGGTTTACCTTGTACTGATGTAGTAAGATTTGGCGGTGATTTGTTAGTAGATGCGTTGATAGATTGAAGTTTTCTCATTTAACTTGCTAAGGAAAATAAATTATGACTCAAACAATCCCAGCGCAAATAATAGAGTTACATGACTTAATCGAAAATTTTGGTCTGCAACGCATCGAAGATGAGCAATTTTTCCGAGAATGGCAAGATAATTTACCGGAACTAAATGATTTAGAAAAGCTAGCTTTAGATGATGTAAAGCGGGATTATTTCCACCTAGCTGAATATCCCATGTTGGAACCCATCGTTAAAATGGTGGTGCTTTCTCCATTGTTAAAATTAGCGGGTTTTTATCGTCCGCCATTTTACCTTTCGGCTGAGAAGGAAGTAAGAATTGCTTTTGAAGATGAAGGAATTACCATAACTGGACGCTTGGATATTTTAGTTTTTACACCTGAGTTTTGGATATTAGTAGTTGAATCAAAAAGAGCAAAATTATCTTTGGAAACGGGAATACCGCAAGCATTAGCTTATATGTTAGGTAATCCTAATCCAGATAAACCCGCATTTGGATTTGTGACGAATGGCAGTGAGTTTAGGTTTTTAAAACTTACTAGAGAAGGCCCGCCCAAATATGCTACTTCTTATTTGTTTTCTCTTGATCGAGGCGATGATATCTATATAGTGTTGAAAGTGTTAAAACGGCTTGCTCAATTATTTACTTTGGGCTGACACCCCGTCTGGGGTTCAAACCCCAGGCTAATAGCAAAAGTCCGTTAAAGCGGACTAATTTTCTCTAACAATCCACTTAAGTGGACTTCAGCTATAAATGTAAACAGGATTAAATGGCTACGCTGATAGCCCGCCTGCGATTCAAATCGCAGGCTAATAGCGAAAGTCCGTTCAAACGGACTGAAATATTTTTCTTCAGTCCACTTCAGTGGACTTTTGCTATTAGCCCGGAAATTGATTTCCGGGCGGGCTGAAAAATAAAACCATTATGATTAATTCCCCAAACTTACCGGAACGACAAGCATAGTAATTCCCTGTCTCCCAACAACCTTCACAACTTGATCGGGAAACACAACAACATCACAATTAGCATGATAAAATCGAGCAGGCCAATAACTCCCCAAACACTTAACTCTTCCAGGCTGATTTTGAGAAATCGTCTTTTCCACCGTTCCCATTACCACTTCTGAAAACATCTCAATTTCTGTAGGTGCAAATAAACTAACCACTGATTACCTACCTCCCAACTTTTGGGGTAACAGAGTCTAGTTTCCACCTTCCCACCAAACTTAACCAGTGGAGATCCCGAAGTTAAGCCAGAAGATAAGTTTTGTCGCATCATTTCTGAAAAGGCAATCACAGCAAGCTTTTCAGCTACTAGAAGATTAAGCAAATACAATTTGCCAATTAGCTTAACTTCCTTAACTTCGGGATAAATTCCTTATCTTCTCCCCCACCTCTCCCACTAAAATTAAATCATCCCCCGAAATCTGCCAATTCGTGAAAACAGACTCTCTCTTCTATCGCCTATTCCAAACCTTTCCCAGCATCTTCTTTGAACTGATCGATCGTCCACCAGAAGAAGCTAATAACTACCAATTCTCATCCGTTGAAGTCAAACAAACAGCCTTCCGCATTGATGGCGTATTTCTCCCCGCCACAGGAGAAGATAACCCCATCTACTTTTTGGAAGTGCAATTTCAACCAGATGCAGAATTCTATTCTCGTTTCTTTGCTGAAATATTTTTATACTTGCGCCAAAATAAACCTCAAAACGACTGGCGTGCAGTAGTTTTATATCCAACTCAAAGTACGGAAACTGGAGACATCAAACATTATCGCGAGTTTTTCGATAGTCAGCGAGTCAGGCGAATTTATCTAAATGAGTTAGACTCAGTAGCAGAGAGATCGATTGGTATCCAGACCATCAAATTAGTTATCGAAACAGAGGAAAACACGGAAACAAAAGCTAGGGAATTGATTGACCAAATCAGAATAGAAATATCTGATGAAGTTGCCAAACGAGAACTGCTTCAGTTAATAGAGACTATCATAGTTTATAAGCTACCCAGTAAAAGTCGTCAGGAGATAGAAGCTATGTTTGGACTCAGTGAATTAAAACAAACAAAATTTTATCAAGAAGCTTTCCAAGAAGGTCGTCAGGAAGGCGAGATAGCCGCTAAATTAGCAACCGTGACCAGGTTGTTAGCATTGGGGTTAACGGTAGAACAAATAGCACAGGCATTAGAGTTGGATTTAGAGCAAGTAAGAGAGGCGACGCCACCGCAGGCTTCTAATTGAAACTAGTACTTTGAGAAAAATTGCGATCGCATCTAAGATGAAATTCTCTAAACAGGCTTTTCATAGCATTTTAGGATAGGTGCGATCCTCGTAAAAAACCGCAGATGCACTCTAATAAAGAGATCGTCCCAATACCCTACAAAAAAAGTAACACCTACATCTGTGTTTATCTGTGTTTATCTGTGGACATCTGTGGTAAAAAACCAATCTAAAATCTTTGACCGGAAAAAAGGGTTTCAAGCCTCCCCTTTCAAGGGGAATCATCAAAGAAATTCTCGCTTATTTCAAGCTCTGTCCTTTTAAGGCTCCAGTCAATCTAAAATCTAAAATCCTCGCATCTAAAATCGAATGACACTCCCCATCCCCGCTCTCCATCTTCCCGAAAATTTCCCCAATCAGCAGTATCTTCTAAAAATTGTCCTCACATCCCATCACCGATGCGTTTAATCTCTCTTGATGTTTTTCGAGGTATTGCGATCGCAGCAATGATTCTCGTTAACATGGCAGGACTCACCGACCGAGTTCATCCATTTCTCCAACATTCAGACTGGCATGGCTGCACCCCCGCCGATTTAGTCTTTCCATTTTTCCTATTTATCATGGGAGTTGGGATTTCCTTTTCCTTTTACAAATACACCAAAGGGAAACGCCCCGACGCCTCAGTTTATCGGCGAATTATCACTCGCAGCATAATTTTATTCGCCCTTGGTTTATTTCTAAACAGTATTGGCAATTACGACATTAGCCAGATCCGAATCATGGGAGTCCTGCAACGGATTAGCCTTACTTACCTGATAACTACGATCGCAGTTATCCACTTCCGGCGACAATGGCGATGGATCTTAGCTTTTACCATCCTCATCGGATACTGGTTAGCAATGACATATATTCCAGTTCCCGGTTATGGTGCTGGTATTCTCACTAGGGAAGGAAATTTAGGTGCTTATCTCGATCGCATCATCATCGGTACCGCCCATTTATATCAAGGAGATAATTACAACTCAATGGGCGATCCTGAAGGACTGTTCAGCACCTTACCCGCCCTTGTCAACGTTCTGGCTGGTTATTTTACAGGCAGGTGGCTTCGCCGAGAACCGATCGACACCCGTACCAGCATCAATTTAGCATTAATTGGCATTATCTGTTTAATCATCGGTTGGGACTGGGGTTTCTTATTTCCTCTCAACAAAAAATTGTGGACGAGTTCTTATGTTCTCTACAGTACGGGTTGGTCAATACTATTTATGGCAGCTTGTCATGAATTATTTGAAGTGAGAGACTTGCGTTCTTGGGGAAAACCATTTCAAGTTTTGGGATTAAACGCCATCTTTATTTTTATCTCTTCTGTTTTGGCCATCAAAATCTTAGTTAAAACTCATATCGGTACTGGTGAAAATGCACCTACTATTTATAATTGGATTTCCCAACATTTTTTAATACCTTGGGCTGGCGAAACGAATAGTTCTTTGTTATTGGCTTTACTAACGTTACTCTTTTGGTGGGGAGTTGCTTACTTTATGTATTGGCGCAGTTGGTTTATTAAAGTATGAGAGAAAGGGGAAAGGAAACATAAGACAATTGCATAGCATAATTAAAATTTTTCTTTTCCCCTGTCCCTTGCCCTTTCCCTTTTCCTACTACCTACGCGGATCGACTGCCGGTTTGCGATCGATTAAAATCACGTCATCCTCTTGAACCATCACCGTAATTAACGGTAAATTCTTCTGTGTAGGGCCTTTAAGTCGCTTGCCTTGCCCGTCGTATTCCGCCCCATGACAAGGACAAACAAAGCGATTTCGATCGGTTTTCCAATCCACAATACATCCGTGATGGGGACAAGTCGGATTAATCGCATACTCTGCTAATTTTGGCCCCTGATTGATTACCAAATAAGTTGGTCGCGGTAAACCTTTTACTAACACTGGTTTACCCGGCGCGGCATTTGCTAGCAAAACACTTTGTCGAACGTGATTACCCGTATCATCCAACGCCGTCACGCCACGAAGATAATTTTGGCAGGCTTCGCTGTTGGGAGATTGAGTGCAGGGCGTTGTTTCCGGATGCCTTTCATGGCTAAAACTAGTTTGGGGAAACATCCAGCCCAAAGCAGTAGTACCCGCTGCCCCAAATATCGCGTACTTTAAAAATTGTCGCCGATTTGAACTAAATTGATTTTTCATAAGTTAATTTTTATCTGGATAAGAAAGAAGATACCATTATTTTAGATAGCCAAATACTTGCGATCAGCATACAAGAAACCGCTAAAGGAGATTTCGATTCGGAAATTTCAGATATATTGTGGCATCCCGTATACAAAGTAAGAATTGTGTAAATACAACAAATTATTGTCAATCCTACGATAATCTCTATATTTGCAATCCCTAAATTAATAGCTAAAAGCCAATAAAATCCCGGTGCTAACAGAGACGAACCAGCAATAAATACATCTCCTTCAAAGCTGCCTTTGCCGCGAAATAGTTTGCGGGTGAGAGCGCTTGCTCCCAGTATGCTAGCAAACTGAATTAAGCATAGCATAACTATTTTATAGCCACCTAAATATTCAATAAATGGTGTTTGTGTATTTTGGAGAGATACTAAGAGAACGCAAATTAAATAAATTAATCCAAACGCACCTCCCACGGCTAAAGCGCGTGGTTTTCCCAGGCTGGCAAAAAATGTAGGTAAGCCTCCTACCGGATTAGTAAAGAAAATTCTTAATCCTTCCAGCACGTCTTTATAAGTGATTTTTTGCGTGTTGTTTTCTTCTAAAGGTTTACTATATTTTTGAATGCCAGAAGAATGATAATTTACACTATTTTTATGACTGGCTACCTCTTTTACTTCGTTCGGTTCTTTTTCCGCTGGCTTGTAAATCATGGCAGTTTCTATTTCATCTGAATTAGTTAATGATGGCTGTTGTTTTTCTAAATCGAACTTTTCATGCCACGATGGAGAAGCCATCCCTATTTGCTGCCCGTAAATTTTCACGTTGCAAATACTGCCAGCTTGCAAGTTAGTTAAGCCTTTGCGAATAAAAGGCACTAACTCTTGGCGATCGGGAATTTGCTCTGATTCCAACATTAACTGCAAACAATCATTTTTTAAACTTGCTTTGACCGTAATCCCTTTTGGTTGCAGGGAGCGATTTAGTAAAGTGGCGATCGCTTTCGGATTTCCCTGTTTGGCAAGTTCGAGAAGGTTTGGCTGTGACATACTATTTTAAATTTTTGATTTTAAATGTTCGATTAACCTTTTCATGATGATACTAGCCATGAGTTAAAATTTGGAAGCTAGCAGAACTTGAATTATTGTGATATTCTTTTAAGTTTTGAAAAGTAAAGTAACGAAAAATAATTATTTTGATTTCCAACTTTGATAGTTTAACTCAGCTTGTTGCATTCGATCTACCATTTCTTTGCTTCTTCTTAGATACGCAACAAACAACAAAATTGAAAAAGCGAGGATAGCAAAACCAAGTAAATTGTTAGAAAATGTATTGTAGCAACCGTGCAAGACCGCTGAAATGGCAATGCCGATCGCAATAATCATACCTCTTCTGGAAGGATTGATCGCTGCCAAACCCAAAAAGTAACCCACAATACCTGCCCAAGTAGCGTGAAATAACGGCAGGGAAACCATACGGATTGTATTAACCAAGACATAATCTCCCAATCCCAATCTCCCAGATTGCAAACCGAAAGCATACATCACCGAATAGTTAGCACCTTCTGCGATCGCAAATCCCAAACCCGACATCGCCCCATAAAAAGCAGAAGTCAGAGGATTGTTTATTTTTCCCTCACGTACCATAAACAAGTACACGGGTAAAGCTTTACAAGATTCTTCCAATATCCCAACACCAAATACAAAACCAACTAACTGAGAAGCTACTCCTAAACTATTAATATTGAGCGCCGAATACAATAAATTAAATGGTGGTATGCTTTGAACAAAAAGTAGTAATGGTATGCCGACAAAGGCAGTAAATAAAATACATTTAATCGTCTCGCCCCAAGCAAAATAAAGTGGTTTGATTAAATGATAGAGAACGATTCCCCAAATTGCTGAATAGTAAATCCCTAACAGCCAAGCTATACTTTCCAAACCCGTTTCCCTGGCCAGCAACCTTAAAGTCCAGGGAAACAAGCTGAAAAACAACATCAGTTTTACTTTATTATCTTTATACAAATTTGCGCTGAAAGCATCCTTATAAGGCACGATCGAAGAAAACTGAAACCGATTTTCAATAGGGAGATTTTTTATGCGCTCTAAGGTTAATTTATCGGTTTTTTCCAGATGGTTATCCGTGCGATCTCGTTTCATCAACTCGATATGTTGACCCCACACAGGAAAAGCTTCATGGATTTGCTGCCCGTAAATTTGGATGCTGTCGATATTTTCAGCTTGCCAACCCATCACTGTTTGCCGAATAATTTCTACCGTAGCTTGTTCTTCAGGCTCGTGCAGAGATTGTAAAATTATTTGCAAACAGCCATTTTTCAATTCAGTTAATACCGTCAGATCGGAGTTAGCCAAAGCATTCACTAACAAAACGTTAATTGCATTAACATTGCCTTCTTTCACCATCTGTCGAATCCCAATTTCCGAATTGTCATCGGCAAGCAAAACGGATTTTTCTGGTAATTTAAACGTATCGCGCCAAGACGGGGAAGCCATGCCGATATGTTGTCCGGAAATCCGCACCGTTTTGATATCATCAACTGACAATTCAATTAATGTTTTGCGGACAAAATTAACCACGGCTTTTTGGGGTGGAATTTGCGTCGATTCCACCATTAGCTGTAAACAACTATCTTTAATAACAGCTTTGACCGTAATACCTTTTGATTGTAACGATCGGTTGAGAATATTCGCGATCGCCTTCGGGTCACCCAGCTGGGCAAGTTGGACTAAATCTGGTTCTGTCATAACTTATAATCACCCTGATAGTAACGGGTAATGAGATAATTTTCCCTCATCTACTATCGATTACCAACGATCGATCGCCAGCCAAAAAGCGTAATCTATGGCCGTGTAAAGTATGGTTAAGTATTAGTATTCCCATTCACGCAATGCAAAATACCAACTCTTTCCAAATCCAACCAACCGAGGACGGCTCGTTTACTTTTTTTTCCACCGAGTTTGGCGAAACCTTTCACAGTTCTTCCGGTGGCCGTCAAGAAGCCCGATTAAAGTTCGTGCAACCCCTCGATTTGATGGAAAAAGCTCGACAACCAAGCGTGCGACTGTTGGATATTTGTTACGGTTTAGGGTACAACACTGGTGCTGCCTTAGAAGCAATTTGGGCAGTTAATCCCCAATGTTATGTAGAAGCGATCGCCCTAGAATTAGATCCAGCAGTGCCAAAAGCTGCGATCGCCCATCACCTCACCGATATTTGGCACGATTCTACAATAGAAATTTGGCAAAAATTAGCCACCAACCATCAAATACAAACCAACCAGCTACGTGCAACTCTCCTGATCGGTGACGCCAGAAAAACCATTCAGCAAGTCTG
This DNA window, taken from Leptolyngbyaceae cyanobacterium, encodes the following:
- a CDS encoding DUF1611 domain-containing protein, which translates into the protein MLKPDQKLAILLHEGIRGIHGKTGLTLLRYSESPIVAVIDKECAGESLSKLTRIDRDAPIVASVTDALQYNPDVLAIGVAPSGGILPEPWFQEIKQAVASGLSVINGLHTQLAKHPQIQELLREGQWIWDVRQEPSGLGIASAKARSLICRRVLAVGTDMAVGKMSTCLELHRASLQRGLRSKFLGTGQAGIMISGDGIPLDAIRVDFAAGAVEQLVMRFGEDYDILYIEGQGSLLHPGSTATLPLLRGSQPTHLILVHRAGQTHVRNHPHVPIPPLSEVIKLYESVAFCGGAFEEVKVVAIALNTGHLDEEAAKNAIEQVKKETGLPCTDVVRFGGDLLVDALID
- a CDS encoding type I restriction endonuclease, yielding MTQTIPAQIIELHDLIENFGLQRIEDEQFFREWQDNLPELNDLEKLALDDVKRDYFHLAEYPMLEPIVKMVVLSPLLKLAGFYRPPFYLSAEKEVRIAFEDEGITITGRLDILVFTPEFWILVVESKRAKLSLETGIPQALAYMLGNPNPDKPAFGFVTNGSEFRFLKLTREGPPKYATSYLFSLDRGDDIYIVLKVLKRLAQLFTLG
- a CDS encoding NfeD family protein — its product is MVSLFAPTEIEMFSEVVMGTVEKTISQNQPGRVKCLGSYWPARFYHANCDVVVFPDQVVKVVGRQGITMLVVPVSLGN
- a CDS encoding Rpn family recombination-promoting nuclease/putative transposase, translated to MKTDSLFYRLFQTFPSIFFELIDRPPEEANNYQFSSVEVKQTAFRIDGVFLPATGEDNPIYFLEVQFQPDAEFYSRFFAEIFLYLRQNKPQNDWRAVVLYPTQSTETGDIKHYREFFDSQRVRRIYLNELDSVAERSIGIQTIKLVIETEENTETKARELIDQIRIEISDEVAKRELLQLIETIIVYKLPSKSRQEIEAMFGLSELKQTKFYQEAFQEGRQEGEIAAKLATVTRLLALGLTVEQIAQALELDLEQVREATPPQASN
- a CDS encoding heparan-alpha-glucosaminide N-acetyltransferase domain-containing protein, with translation MRLISLDVFRGIAIAAMILVNMAGLTDRVHPFLQHSDWHGCTPADLVFPFFLFIMGVGISFSFYKYTKGKRPDASVYRRIITRSIILFALGLFLNSIGNYDISQIRIMGVLQRISLTYLITTIAVIHFRRQWRWILAFTILIGYWLAMTYIPVPGYGAGILTREGNLGAYLDRIIIGTAHLYQGDNYNSMGDPEGLFSTLPALVNVLAGYFTGRWLRREPIDTRTSINLALIGIICLIIGWDWGFLFPLNKKLWTSSYVLYSTGWSILFMAACHELFEVRDLRSWGKPFQVLGLNAIFIFISSVLAIKILVKTHIGTGENAPTIYNWISQHFLIPWAGETNSSLLLALLTLLFWWGVAYFMYWRSWFIKV
- a CDS encoding Rieske 2Fe-2S domain-containing protein, which produces MKNQFSSNRRQFLKYAIFGAAGTTALGWMFPQTSFSHERHPETTPCTQSPNSEACQNYLRGVTALDDTGNHVRQSVLLANAAPGKPVLVKGLPRPTYLVINQGPKLAEYAINPTCPHHGCIVDWKTDRNRFVCPCHGAEYDGQGKRLKGPTQKNLPLITVMVQEDDVILIDRKPAVDPRR
- a CDS encoding PrsW family intramembrane metalloprotease gives rise to the protein MTEPDLVQLAQLGDPKAIANILNRSLQSKGITVKAVIKDSCLQLMVESTQIPPQKAVVNFVRKTLIELSVDDIKTVRISGQHIGMASPSWRDTFKLPEKSVLLADDNSEIGIRQMVKEGNVNAINVLLVNALANSDLTVLTELKNGCLQIILQSLHEPEEQATVEIIRQTVMGWQAENIDSIQIYGQQIHEAFPVWGQHIELMKRDRTDNHLEKTDKLTLERIKNLPIENRFQFSSIVPYKDAFSANLYKDNKVKLMLFFSLFPWTLRLLARETGLESIAWLLGIYYSAIWGIVLYHLIKPLYFAWGETIKCILFTAFVGIPLLLFVQSIPPFNLLYSALNINSLGVASQLVGFVFGVGILEESCKALPVYLFMVREGKINNPLTSAFYGAMSGLGFAIAEGANYSVMYAFGLQSGRLGLGDYVLVNTIRMVSLPLFHATWAGIVGYFLGLAAINPSRRGMIIAIGIAISAVLHGCYNTFSNNLLGFAILAFSILLFVAYLRRSKEMVDRMQQAELNYQSWKSK
- a CDS encoding MnmC family methyltransferase, with protein sequence MQNTNSFQIQPTEDGSFTFFSTEFGETFHSSSGGRQEARLKFVQPLDLMEKARQPSVRLLDICYGLGYNTGAALEAIWAVNPQCYVEAIALELDPAVPKAAIAHHLTDIWHDSTIEIWQKLATNHQIQTNQLRATLLIGDARKTIQQVCQNFQADAIFLDPFSPPVCPQLWTVEFLGLVAKCLKPDGRIATYSCSAAVRSALLTARLHIGSTTPVGRRSPGTVASYIPINLHPLSPQEQEHLQTRAAVPYRDPNLADSAKVILDRRKIEQDSSVLEPTAHWKKRWLVART